The segment GGATGGAGTTGGCTGCGGAATCATTGCAAAGCTTGCCTTTGGAGAAAGCGTAGAGGTCCGCTATAATTCCGTTTCCAGCCTTAATCTAGAAGTGGAAAGATTCCTTGATCACAAACCTGAGGATACCTTTCTAATTGTGACAGACCTGTCTGTCAGTGAAGAAAATGCCATCAGGCTTGATGATTATTATAAGAAGGGCGGCAAGGTTCAACTTATTGATCACCATAAAACAGCCTTGCATCTTAATGATTTTGAATGGGGACATGTTTTAGTAGAGGATGCAGATGGGATATCCACCTGTGCTACTTCTTTATTGTATGAGTACCTTGTAAAAAACGGGCACCTAACTGCCTCTGACAGCATGGCAGAGTTTGTTGAGCTAGTCAGACAATACGATACTTGGGATTGGGAGAAGAATGAAAACTTTGACGCCCAAAAGCTTAATGCACTTTTTTACTTAATTTCTTTTGATGAATTTGTAGAAAAAATGGTGGAGAGACTAACAAACAGTGATCACTTCTTCTTTGATGAAGTTGAAAAACAGATTCTCGACTTAGAAGAAAAGAAAATTGAACGCTATATTCGCCGGAAAAGGCGCGAGCTAGTTCAAGCACAGGTCGACGGTTATTATGCCGGAGTTGTCTATGCTGAATCCTATCATTCAGAGCTAGGCAATGAGTTAGGCAAGGATTATCCTCATCTGGATTATATTGCAATTCTTAACATCGGCGGAAAAAGGGTCGGCTTCCGCACCATTCATGATCATGTCGATGTTTCCAAGATTGCTGGTACATATGGTGGAGGCGGACATGTTAAGGCATCCGGCTGCACAATGACAAATGAAGCATATAAAAGCTTTGTGACAGATACATTCCCACTTGAACCATTAAGGGAAGACCCAAGAAAGAACGATTATAACAAGAAAAACTCACCATTAGGTACGCTGTATGAAAATAAACACGATGAGTTGTTTTATTTATACCCAGTCGGCAAGCAGCAATGGGTCATTAACAAAAAGAAGACAAAGCTGCCTGAAACATTTTCTTCTTTCCAGGAAGGCGAAAACTTCTTAAAGAGAAATCACGGTGCATGGATGTGCAAGGATGACAAATATGTCCGTTATGTAATGGAATTTGTAAAAACTAAATAATAAACTATAGCCTGCCGCTAGCATATCGGCAGGCTTTTAATCGAAAGCAAAGCAAAAGAACCTCTAACATCCTCTCTTGTTAGAAGTTTTGGAAAATCTTCTGAAATTCCTTTCTTAACAAAGAGGACTGTCTATATTTATTATCTGTAATTTCCTCCAACAAACCTTTTTTATCTGCAGGAGTCAAATTGGCCTTTTTAATCATTTCCCGGGCATTAAACAGAAAATCCAAATATTCCCCCATGTCCTCTTCATACTCTTGTACCCAGCTTTCTTTAATTTTCTTTGCCAAGATCGGGCTTGCCCCCATTGTGGAGACACTTAATGTTAGCCTGCCCCTTTGAAGGCTAGCAGGTACATGACAATTTCCATTTGCTGTTGCTGAAACATCAGTCACCAGCATGCGGTCACTCAGCTTACTTGCAATAGTATGATTTGTTTGCGGATTATTTGTAGCTGCGACAACAAAAAAGGCACCTTCAAAATCCACATCTGTCACTTCTCTTTTTACTGCTGCAATTACTCCCTTTCGCTCAAGCTCCTCAAGCTCTGGGCATATTTCAGGGCTGATGACTGTAATTCTTGCATCTGCTTCCAGAAGTGCGCGCACCTTCCTTAGTGCAATATTGCCTCCTCCGGCAACGACACATTTCTTATCCTTCATATCAACCATTAATGGGAACATATTTATCAGCCTCTGCCGCTTCTTTAATTCTGTCTTTTAAAATGCTTGAGATAGATGGGTGATAGCCTAAGTAGCTGCAAAGCTCATACTTCTTTTCTTTATTCGAAAGGGAATTTATTGTTTTTTTCATCGTATTCATCAAAATTCCAGTGAACAGTAAATATGGGATTACGATAATATTTTCGTAAGAGGATTGGTTTGCAGCCAAAAGGGCATCCTCAAAGCTTGGAGAGGCTGCTGTTAAATAGCAATCCTCCACTTTTATTCCATTAAGTGAGCTCTCCACCATATCTCCTATTTCTCTTAGATCACGTTTGACATCTGGATCACTGCTTCCTCTGCCTACTAAAAGAACAAGAGCATCCTTTGCTTTATATGATTCTGACTGCTTAATTTTATGTGCCACAATCTCTGCCATTTTTTCATGAACACCAATTGGACGCCCATAATGCAATTGAATAGCTGGAAATTCCTTCACAAGCTCATCAAGGACTTCAGGAATATCCACCTTCGCATGTGCAGCTGTCAGTAAAAGAACGGGCACAGCATAAATAGTAGTTGCCCCTTTAGCTACACATGCCTTGAAGCCTTCCTCGATACTAGGCTCAGACAGCTCAAGAAAAGAATATTCCTGGATAGGGTAATTGCTTTCCTTCATACATTCCTTTATGAAGGTTATCGCCTGATCACTTGCTTCCTTTACTCTGCTGCCATGGCATATATATAAAACAGCTTCCATTATAAAACCACTTCT is part of the Niallia taxi genome and harbors:
- a CDS encoding DHH family phosphoesterase, with amino-acid sequence MYKLLSHNDLDGVGCGIIAKLAFGESVEVRYNSVSSLNLEVERFLDHKPEDTFLIVTDLSVSEENAIRLDDYYKKGGKVQLIDHHKTALHLNDFEWGHVLVEDADGISTCATSLLYEYLVKNGHLTASDSMAEFVELVRQYDTWDWEKNENFDAQKLNALFYLISFDEFVEKMVERLTNSDHFFFDEVEKQILDLEEKKIERYIRRKRRELVQAQVDGYYAGVVYAESYHSELGNELGKDYPHLDYIAILNIGGKRVGFRTIHDHVDVSKIAGTYGGGGHVKASGCTMTNEAYKSFVTDTFPLEPLREDPRKNDYNKKNSPLGTLYENKHDELFYLYPVGKQQWVINKKKTKLPETFSSFQEGENFLKRNHGAWMCKDDKYVRYVMEFVKTK
- a CDS encoding precorrin-2 dehydrogenase/sirohydrochlorin ferrochelatase family protein; the encoded protein is MFPLMVDMKDKKCVVAGGGNIALRKVRALLEADARITVISPEICPELEELERKGVIAAVKREVTDVDFEGAFFVVAATNNPQTNHTIASKLSDRMLVTDVSATANGNCHVPASLQRGRLTLSVSTMGASPILAKKIKESWVQEYEEDMGEYLDFLFNAREMIKKANLTPADKKGLLEEITDNKYRQSSLLRKEFQKIFQNF
- a CDS encoding sirohydrochlorin chelatase — protein: MEAVLYICHGSRVKEASDQAITFIKECMKESNYPIQEYSFLELSEPSIEEGFKACVAKGATTIYAVPVLLLTAAHAKVDIPEVLDELVKEFPAIQLHYGRPIGVHEKMAEIVAHKIKQSESYKAKDALVLLVGRGSSDPDVKRDLREIGDMVESSLNGIKVEDCYLTAASPSFEDALLAANQSSYENIIVIPYLLFTGILMNTMKKTINSLSNKEKKYELCSYLGYHPSISSILKDRIKEAAEADKYVPING